aattttcttctctttccGCACCTGAATAATCTCATTACAGCTAACCCAAACAAAGATTTAAGATCATCCATATGAAAGATGACAGGCATTATTAAGCTAAGTATTTTTATTTACTTACAACATTTCATGTAGGAAATGTAGCGACAGAATAACCAAGTCTTGCACCACTTTTTCTTTGGCTGGATGCCAAGTTTATTTTAGGTGAGCTTATCAAGTTCTTCATGAAGCTCTCAGAACATACATATTTTCTGCTTTTAATTTAGTAATTGTTCCAGAAATGGAAACTATTTTCTTCTTATTATTAAGTAATTGTTCCAGAAACTGATACTATTGATTGCCAACAGATAATAAATACATACATAGATTGTCAGGAAATATATTGGTGTGTGAGATGAAGATGGAAAGTTTCGTAAAAGAATAATCTCTCTAATGTTTTGGATCTCTAATAGTGAGCATAAGAACATGATTGCCTAGGCAAGTATGACTACCACCATAGAATTTAATAGCAAACTAGTGTATCCAAGCTTCCAAGACTAACTGCAAACACAATTATGTGCATCCAAGCTTATAACAATTTATAGCTCATCCAAATTGCCAAGCATCAAATGCGACAATCAATTTTTCATGACATTCATATATgagataatcaagagaaaaataaatttgactCACCAAAGAAATTATATTTTTGACCATTTTGAGGTCAAATACACAAACAGGGTTCAGTAATGGTGAGAAAAAACCACAAAATGTAGTGACAATTGCATTGAGCAGGATAACAGGTTGCCTGTGTGCACATTCCCCATCGCCTAAACTTTGTTGACAATGACATCACGATACAATACAATGTGACATTAAACCAAATAAATACTGGTGGCAAACCATTCAGAAAGTTGACAAAGATGTCAGTTAAATCTATCATCAAGGTAAATTTTTGCGTACTGCCAAAACACCTACCACCGCAGATGTAAGAAGCAAAAAGATGCCGTCTCTGGATAGAGCATATTCTTTCCATGTTAGAGGTCGACTGATTTGGTTCAAAACCTTCTGGAATTGTAGTCTTGTTTCTTCAATTGTGCCAGAATTATCAATGACTATATTTGCCTTGGTCTTCTTCTGGTCCAGTGCCATCTGTGCGTTGATTTTATTTTTGGCTTGTTCTTCAGGTATGCCATCTCTTGCCATTAAGCGTTTTATCTGGGTTTCAGGATCAACCCATACAACAATAACAGGAGATGTTTGTTGATCCATTTTGGTCTCAAACAACAATGGGATGTCTAGAATGATAACCTTTGACCCTTTTATCCACAGCTTGAATACCTCCCAAAAGATGCCCGAGGAAATATATGGAGCCAATAAACTGCAGgtaggtaaaaagaaaaaaaaaaaagttagataaattcatgtGCAGTTTTGTATTTCCACCTCCTCTGATTAAAAGGAAAGACCAACAAGAAAATTGATTATTTTAGCATATGATCAAGCTGAAATCCAGCAACAGGAACTGCTATTAATGTTAGAATCATAGTACTAAATGCAAAGTAAAGGCTATAATATTATTCATGAAGTTGGGCAACGGGTAGTTATAAAAGAACCAGGTGTTGAATTTTACTTACTGTATAACACAACCAACTAGTAAGAATCAATAGAAGTGTCAAAGCGTGAGCCAATCCGTACTATATACTAATTAAATCCTTCAATCCTAGTTGAGTGGAAACAGTTTCCAGTTGTAATGCTCTATTTGAAGTCCATACCGGTTCAGAAGTTGGCGTTTTGCTGGATCTGTAAAGACAATGTGACCTAACCGTGCTCTATCAATTTCTCCATTCTCTAGTAAAATATCGTTCCCAAATGCTTTTACCACTTTCTTCCAACCACCCGTTCCCTTCTTCACCACATCCTGCATTGAAGCACCATAATTATCTAGATATCAAATCATAACAATCTGATAGTTGCTTCAGAAAAATGCGAGAATTATAAATTGTTGCATTAGGACAAACACAATATGATCACAAAATGGAGTTCTCAAATGTATCTATAAGTATGATACAACAATTGGAAAAGTAACGCACAAAAGTAGTTCAGTAGTACTTGATCACAAATGATGAGAAGCAACATAAGTATAAATTCTTCGATGTAAGAACAACCTACCTACGCAAGTTCCAAACCCCCAATCCAAAGATCAATGTAAATAGTTATTTTGTACATTGCTGAAGTATAAGAAAAATGATCACAAACGTAGTTGAGGTTTAACTCATCAAAGATTTACAATGTAATCATTGAACAAGAAAGGAATGTGGTAGATTCCGTGGGCAGGATTGGGTGGTTGGAGCAGGCAAATCATTTTCTTTTGCAGTATTATCATTTCAATCACTAGTACAAAAACCATAAACATGAATACATCAGCAAGAATGTTAGGATAAAGGAGGCCAAAACAGAAAAGGTACTCAAAGTTTTAACTTTGTGCAAAGTGTAGAATTTTCACCGCGAGTTAAAGTATAATAGAGTTACTTTCACATGTACGTTCAGCTCCATTTTTGTCCTTTCGACAGACTCTATGATCGATAAGAATTAGTGACACAACTCCAAAGCCATATGGAGTCCCGTACGAGCTGGCACCGATGAACAAAAATCAATTTGCAACACACAGAATTAAGTCAAAAATGTTATTTCTCACATATAAAATTGAGACCAACTATAGTTTTGGACATCAATTTCATCATTCATTTAAGACCACAGCAAAAAGGGCTGTACAACGCACACATGAAACCCTAACTAATGAAGAGAAATCAAATCCAGATGAAACCAATATCTATTTCTACACAGCAAAAGTGCAAGCGGTTGTAATTTGTACAAAGTTTATTTCCACAATGTTAGTAGCCAACATCGACAAATTAGAAGCCAAACGAGAAAATTCAGGATCTTTGCAAAGGAAAGGAGTGGTGGATGTGACAAATGCTAAATGAATTTACCCGGGCAACGACGTCGGCGTCGACGACGGGAACGCCTTCAGATATGAAGAGATTGGAGACCGTGCTCTTCCCGGACGCGATCCCGCCCGTCAGTCCCACCAACCTCATCTCCTCTCCGCAATTTAATCCGACAGAGGGTAAAACAAGGGAAATAGGAGAAGAGGAcgacgaagaggaagagaaaggattcGCCCCCTTCTGCCTCCTCCGCGCGAGTGGCACGAGTCGCGGAGAATCCTCTAGCGGAGACCCGCTATCGATGCCACCAACATCGCTTCCTGGTGATTAGCAACTAACAACGGGGTCCACCAGAGACCCGCTATCGATGCCATTAGGGTAGAGGGAGGGTGAAAAGTGGTCGGGTGGGGAGTCATGCCTCCACCTAGCGCTGCTAGGTGAGGTGGTGAGTCCTTTAACGGGCTGCTCTTTCTAGGCCATAAGTGGGACCCGTTAGTGGAGCCATCTCTTCCCCCAAGGCCAACGTTGGTAGAGCAGAGGGCGATCTAGTAATGGGTGGATGAATGCATGGcttatcaaaatttttatcaactaaattaattattattttttaaaaacatattaaataaaatattaaaccctacttttttaaaaaataattgaatCTAATACATTATAATTAGatcaatatttaatatataaaaatatattagataagATTTCAAACTTTTGTAAGTGAGTCTAGTACactgataaaattttaaatcaaaaaaattagatatatcatcattaaattaatattttaaatataaataatatgttaATCGAAGTTTGAAACCCTCAACTTTAAAATAAATGGATAAAATTTCAAACTcccaattttgataaaaaaaattaaatacataatattaatatttaattttttttttaactaaatatTAACTTTGATAAGCTAAAactcaatttttaaaaatttattaatatttatatactcTCTGTTTCTAATATAAGCTATGTGATATTAACCTCAACCTTTCTAAGAGGATCTTGTTGTACCATTACCTCTGTTATATTAGCCCATCATTACATCTATTGCTAGAATGACCTATACGATGTAGTTGTTACTTAGTAGATACTTGTAACTTTGATGTTTTCTAACACACCGGTTTTTAGCTGTAGGATGCCTCAAACAATCACCTTACAGCAGCTGTCGATGGAGACAAAGATGTAGGAGTTGCGTGTTTTTTGGCTTTACATATTAATGAGGAAGAAGAGCAGCTTTACTTGTTGCTTCTTCCTGCTGGGATTAACGGACGCCATGTCTCCGCAACAACAGCAGCAAACAGAGCTGTTTGTGCACTCCATCAGCAAACATGGTTTTCCTGCACTCCAACTTGAAGGGAAAGAAAGCAAAGGGTCTTATTCCATGAGCAACGCTCCAAAGCGAACACACACACCAAAGCGTTTCAGAGCCTCAAACTGACAGCAGCACTCAGACAACAACCCTCAGAAGAGCTTTGGGAACAGGAGTTCACTACGAGGTGGGCGTGCCGGTCGTCACCTTCTTGTACGCGGGCCGCGACGCCAAGCTCTCCCACCAGGCCTTCACATGGGGGCGAGACTCGAACAGGGAAGCCTGGGGACCGGCTACGATGTGGTGGGTGTAAGGAATGTGGCTGAGGTCGGCGAAGCTGAGGAAGTCGCCGGCCAAGTACTTGGACTTGGACAGCCGGGCCTCGTACACGTCGAGCACCTTGCCCAGCTTCGCCGCGCTCTCCGCCACCACCTTCTCGTCCGGGACGCCGCCGAAGAAGACAGGTTTGATCACGGTCTCTATGTAGAT
This Musa acuminata AAA Group cultivar baxijiao chromosome BXJ1-2, Cavendish_Baxijiao_AAA, whole genome shotgun sequence DNA region includes the following protein-coding sequences:
- the LOC103970023 gene encoding dephospho-CoA kinase; protein product: MRLVGLTGGIASGKSTVSNLFISEGVPVVDADVVARDVVKKGTGGWKKVVKAFGNDILLENGEIDRARLGHIVFTDPAKRQLLNRLLAPYISSGIFWEVFKLWIKGSKVIILDIPLLFETKMDQQTSPVIVVWVDPETQIKRLMARDGIPEEQAKNKINAQMALDQKKTKANIVIDNSGTIEETRLQFQKVLNQISRPLTWKEYALSRDGIFLLLTSAVVGVLAVRKNLP